A window from Zingiber officinale cultivar Zhangliang chromosome 7A, Zo_v1.1, whole genome shotgun sequence encodes these proteins:
- the LOC122002318 gene encoding transcription factor Pur-alpha 1-like isoform X1 — protein sequence MEGGAGGGVDVELVSKTLQFEQKLFYFDLKENPRGRYLKISEKTSATRSTIIVPVDGVAWFVELFGYYIGTDEQDAFSKELKLDSKAFFFDIGENKRGRFLKISESSVNRNRSTIIVPAGSSEEGWAAFRNVLQEIHEEVLRLFMVANQQQHMEPLERLSGLSDDVGAGFISGHSAHSVSSSELNVERLVDMHAHDDIGGMGMSKVIRVDQKRFFFDLGNNIRGHFLRISEVTGADRSSIILPLSGLKQFHEMVGHFVEITKDRLEGIAGANARTLEPAQR from the exons ATGGAGGGCGGAGCTGGCGGCGGGGTCGACGTGGAGTTGGTCTCCAAGACGCTGCAGTTCGAACAAAAGCTCTTTTACTTCGATCTGAAGGAGAACCCGAGGGGAAGGTACCTGAAGATTTCCGAGAAGACATCGGCCACGAGGTCGACCATCATCGTCCCCGTCGATGGCGTCGCTTGGTTCGTCGAGTTATTTGGATACTACATCGGCACTGACGAGCAGGACGCCTTCAGCAAGGAGCTCAAGCTCGATTCCAAG GCGTTTTTTTTCGACATTGGCGAAAATAAAAGAGGTCGCTTTTTGAAG ATATCCGAGTCATCTGTCAATAGGAACCGGAGTACAATCATTGTTCCAGCTGGAAGTTCAGAAGAAGGATGGGCCGCATTTAGGAATGTGTTACAAGAGATACATGAAGAGGTCTTGCGACTTTTCATGGTAGCAAACCAG CAGCAACATATGGAACCTCTTGAGCGACTCTCAGGTCTTTCAGATGATGTCGGTGCTGGATTTATATCAGGTCACAGTGCTCACTCGGTATCTAGTTCTGAATTAAACGTTGAACGTCTGGTAGATATGCACGCACATGATGATATCGGAGGTATGGGAATGTCGAAAGTAATTAGGGTCGATCAGAAGAGGTTCTTCTTTGATTTGGGCAACaacattagaggtcatttcttgaGGATATCTGAG GTTACTGGGGCTGATCGCTCATCCATCATCCTCCCTCTGTCTGGTCTGAAGCAGTTCCACGAAATGGTTGGCCATTTTGTCGAGATAACAAAGGACAGACTTGAAGGGATAGCTGGTGCAAATGCCCGGACCCTGGAGCCTGCACAGAGATGA
- the LOC122002318 gene encoding transcription factor Pur-alpha 1-like isoform X2 — protein MEGGAGGGVDVELVSKTLQFEQKLFYFDLKENPRGRYLKISEKTSATRSTIIVPVDGVAWFVELFGYYIGTDEQDAFSKELKLDSKAFFFDIGENKRGRFLKISESSVNRNRSTIIVPAGSSEEGWAAFRNVLQEIHEEVLRLFMVANQQHMEPLERLSGLSDDVGAGFISGHSAHSVSSSELNVERLVDMHAHDDIGGMGMSKVIRVDQKRFFFDLGNNIRGHFLRISEVTGADRSSIILPLSGLKQFHEMVGHFVEITKDRLEGIAGANARTLEPAQR, from the exons ATGGAGGGCGGAGCTGGCGGCGGGGTCGACGTGGAGTTGGTCTCCAAGACGCTGCAGTTCGAACAAAAGCTCTTTTACTTCGATCTGAAGGAGAACCCGAGGGGAAGGTACCTGAAGATTTCCGAGAAGACATCGGCCACGAGGTCGACCATCATCGTCCCCGTCGATGGCGTCGCTTGGTTCGTCGAGTTATTTGGATACTACATCGGCACTGACGAGCAGGACGCCTTCAGCAAGGAGCTCAAGCTCGATTCCAAG GCGTTTTTTTTCGACATTGGCGAAAATAAAAGAGGTCGCTTTTTGAAG ATATCCGAGTCATCTGTCAATAGGAACCGGAGTACAATCATTGTTCCAGCTGGAAGTTCAGAAGAAGGATGGGCCGCATTTAGGAATGTGTTACAAGAGATACATGAAGAGGTCTTGCGACTTTTCATGGTAGCAAACCAG CAACATATGGAACCTCTTGAGCGACTCTCAGGTCTTTCAGATGATGTCGGTGCTGGATTTATATCAGGTCACAGTGCTCACTCGGTATCTAGTTCTGAATTAAACGTTGAACGTCTGGTAGATATGCACGCACATGATGATATCGGAGGTATGGGAATGTCGAAAGTAATTAGGGTCGATCAGAAGAGGTTCTTCTTTGATTTGGGCAACaacattagaggtcatttcttgaGGATATCTGAG GTTACTGGGGCTGATCGCTCATCCATCATCCTCCCTCTGTCTGGTCTGAAGCAGTTCCACGAAATGGTTGGCCATTTTGTCGAGATAACAAAGGACAGACTTGAAGGGATAGCTGGTGCAAATGCCCGGACCCTGGAGCCTGCACAGAGATGA
- the LOC122002319 gene encoding ADP-ribosylation factor 1-like, with protein MGLTFAKLFSRLFAKKEMRILMVGLDAAGKTTILYKLKLGEIVTTIPTIGFNVETVEYKNISFTVWDVGGQDKIRPLWRHYFQNTQGLIFVVDSNDRDRVVEARDELHRMLNEDELRDAVLLVFANKQDLPNAMNAAEITDKLGLHSLRQRHWYIQSTCATSGEGLYEGLDWLSSNIASK; from the exons ATGGGGCTCACTTTCGCAAAGCTGTTTAGTCGTCTGTTTGCGAAGAAGGAGATGAGAATCCTGATGGTCGGGCTTGACGCTGCTGGTAAGACGACCATCCTGTACAAGCTCAAGCTTGGAGAGATTGTAACCACCATTCCAACAATCG GATTCAATGTGGAGACTGTCGAATACAAGAACATCAGTTTCACTGTATGGGATGTTGGTGGTCAGGACAAG ATTAGACCTCTGTGGAGGCACTATTTCCAGAACACACAAGGACTTATTTTTGTGGTTGATAGCAATGACCGGGATCGTGTTGTTGAGGCAAGAGATGAACTACACAGGATGCTTAATGAG GATGAACTAAGGGATGCTGTCTTGCTCGTGTTTGCAAACAAACAAGACCTTCCAAATGCAATGAATGCTGCCGAAATCACTGATAAGCTTGGCCTTCATTCTCTCCGTCAGCGACATTG GTATATACAAAGCACTTGTGCTACATCCGGTGAGGGGCTGTATGAAGGGCTTGATTGGCTCTCCAGCAACATTGCTAGCAAG TAA